A region of the Thioploca ingrica genome:
TGAGATAAAATCTTCCATAGACAAAGCCGGTATGTATATATTTGAACGAAAAGTACGCTTTTATGAAAAACGGCATCAACGCCAAGCGAATCGTTTATTAGTTATTTCGCCAATGGTTGATTCTAAAGCACAACCGGTTGCCGATCGACTCGGAATTGAAGTTTATAGCGATTCAGTTGATGTCAAAAAGTTATAACCAACCGGTGCAAACGAAAGCATGAATATGAGCGAGTTGTCTTGAAGTTAGCTTTGAGTTTTTATTAAAAAAATCAGTTGGCTATCAAGTCAGTCTGACGAGCTTGTAACCAATACGTCGTCATTTCTCCTTTACCTTTTACTTGGATGGTTTCACGTTTAACTAACACATAGTGATTCCTTAAAATTTGGTAAACATTATCAGATACTTGAATTTTACCGGGCATACCGTGTGACTCCATGCGACTGGCGATATTAACGGTATCGCCCCATAAGTCATAAGCAAATTTTTTAATTCCAATTACGCCGGCAACGACTGGTCCAGTATGTATTCCAATGCGAATGTGTAAATTTTTATAGTATTGTTGGTTAAATTTTGCAATGGTTGTTTGCATATCTAAAGCCATTTCGGCCATCTGAGTGACATGATTGGGGTTAGGTTCTGGAAGCCCAGCTACCACCATATACGCATCACCTATGGTTTTAATTTTTTCTAACCCATGTAGCTCAACGAGTTTATCAAATTTACAAAATATTTCATTCAGCAATTCAACTAATTGCAGCGGCGACATCCCAGTAGACATGGCAGTAAACCCAGCAATATCAGCAAATAATACCGTTACTTCAGTAAAATTTTCTGCAACCGTCGCACCGGGTTGTTTTAATCGCTCTGCTATCGATTGGGGTAAAATATTAAGTAGCAACCGCTCCGATTTTTCTTGTTCCACTTCTAGATTTTGTTTAGTATCAAACTCTTTACGTTGTAATTTTTCATAAAAGAACACTGAAATATCGCAAATGACACAGAACCAAAATAGGTATAAATAAAGAAAAAAGGAATCGGCATTAGCAATATTGGATTCAATGACCGCACCAAAGTAAAATTGAATGAAAAAGAAACAAACAAATACACCCAGTTGTGATAACAAGTGTAAAGACCATCGTACTGGAATTAACGTCGTTTGACCTAGAAATAACAAAGTCCAGGTGACAAAGTCTAATTTAGCCACGCCTTCTAATAGAAAATACCAATACTGTGGAACTAGCGTCAGTGCCCAAGAAAATAACAGAAAAATTAATCCTGGGTAAGAACGACCTCGAGGGGAAAGCAACAACAATAAACAAAGTAGTAAAGCCGCTTCTTGAGTTAAATTAGTATATAGCCAAGGGGGTTCTAAGTTGGGGTAATGTGACAGATTAAGCACAATAAAAGACATCACCGCAACTATACCAATGATTCCACCAATCCAAAGACGACTTAACATAAAGTCACGTCGCCAAGTGGTATATTGAGAAAAACCCAAATTTATTGCCATGAAAAAATGGCTTTACCGAGCTTAAGAACGCATGATGGCTGTCATACGCTCTAAGTTAGGTTGTGTTACCACACCTTTCTCAGTGACGATTACATCGACTAAATGAGATGGGGTCACATCAAAAGCCGGATTCCAAGCTTGGGCACCGACGGGTGCGATAGCTTGTCCATTTACAGTTAAAACTTCTGCTTGAGAACGTTCTTCAATCACAATGGCACTTCCTTCCATGAGATTCATATCGATAGTAGAGGTTGGAGCAACAACCATCAATTTAACACCATGTTGGCGTGCTAAAATAGCCAAACCGTATGTTCCTATTTTATTGGCAACATCACCTCTCGCTGTAATACGGTCAGCACCCACAATCACCCAATCAATGCGTTGTTGTTGCATCAAAGCGGCAGCAGCATTGTCAGCTAATAAAGTGACCGGAATATTATCTTGTAATAATTCCCAAGCGGTTAAACGGGCACCTTGTAACCAAGGTCGCGTTTCGTCGGCGTAAACTTGACTCAGTTTGCCAGCACGATGGGCAGTGCGAATAACCCCCAAAGCAGTACCATAACCACCGGTTGCCAAAGCACCCGCATTGCAATGGGTTAAAACCCGACAAGCGGCGGGTAATAAATCGGCACCTAATTCTCCCATGCGGTGATTGGCTGCCAGATCTTCTTGATGAATACGATGAGCTTCTGCTAGTAAAATGGGTACTGGGTCAGCTACTATGGTGCTGAAATGAGTTTGCATTCGTTGTAGTGCCCACACGAGATTGACTGCAGTCGGTCGTGCCTGAGCCAGTTTTTGTAAGTCAGCGGTAATTATTGTTTGCCAATGAGGTGGAGCTTGTGCATAAGCCGATTGAGCGGCTAAAACGACTCCATAAGCGGCAGCGATACCGATTGCGGGTGCACCACGAACGACCATATCCTTAATCGCTTGAGCAACCTCAGCCGCTGTTGCTAACACCACTATTTGCTGTTGATGAGGTAACCAGCGTTGGTCAAGTAAATGAAGCCGCTCCTCTTGCCAAGTGAGCGGACATAAACTGTCACCTTGATAAATCATAGTATTACCCTTGAGTCCAAAAGTAACACTATTTTATAGCAAAACAAAAGTAATTGAATGAGCGGAAAACTGATAATTAACTACTGAATTCTTTTATTTCAGTTTTATAAAACTAATTTCATGAAATTAAAATAAAAATTTTAATCACTGCCGCTGACTATTATTTTCTAGTTCAATTTTTTAGACTTAATTAAAAAAACTGATTATCTCATTATCAATAAAAAAATAATAATTCAGACCATTGTTATGATTAACATTTACCACTACCGCAACCAGTCTGAAATACTGTAGTTAAAGATAGAGTAAAAAAACTTTT
Encoded here:
- a CDS encoding adenylate/guanylate cyclase, which encodes MAINLGFSQYTTWRRDFMLSRLWIGGIIGIVAVMSFIVLNLSHYPNLEPPWLYTNLTQEAALLLCLLLLLSPRGRSYPGLIFLLFSWALTLVPQYWYFLLEGVAKLDFVTWTLLFLGQTTLIPVRWSLHLLSQLGVFVCFFFIQFYFGAVIESNIANADSFFLYLYLFWFCVICDISVFFYEKLQRKEFDTKQNLEVEQEKSERLLLNILPQSIAERLKQPGATVAENFTEVTVLFADIAGFTAMSTGMSPLQLVELLNEIFCKFDKLVELHGLEKIKTIGDAYMVVAGLPEPNPNHVTQMAEMALDMQTTIAKFNQQYYKNLHIRIGIHTGPVVAGVIGIKKFAYDLWGDTVNIASRMESHGMPGKIQVSDNVYQILRNHYVLVKRETIQVKGKGEMTTYWLQARQTDLIAN
- a CDS encoding S-methyl-5-thioribose-1-phosphate isomerase, with translation MIYQGDSLCPLTWQEERLHLLDQRWLPHQQQIVVLATAAEVAQAIKDMVVRGAPAIGIAAAYGVVLAAQSAYAQAPPHWQTIITADLQKLAQARPTAVNLVWALQRMQTHFSTIVADPVPILLAEAHRIHQEDLAANHRMGELGADLLPAACRVLTHCNAGALATGGYGTALGVIRTAHRAGKLSQVYADETRPWLQGARLTAWELLQDNIPVTLLADNAAAALMQQQRIDWVIVGADRITARGDVANKIGTYGLAILARQHGVKLMVVAPTSTIDMNLMEGSAIVIEERSQAEVLTVNGQAIAPVGAQAWNPAFDVTPSHLVDVIVTEKGVVTQPNLERMTAIMRS